One segment of Hemibagrus wyckioides isolate EC202008001 linkage group LG05, SWU_Hwy_1.0, whole genome shotgun sequence DNA contains the following:
- the si:dkey-220o5.5 gene encoding actin filament-associated protein 1-like 2 isoform X4, producing MDKQKEFPGAGGRVSCFSLSCSGGSRCVSLQDFLARLVSDLQAFLLVLDGENLSYIAQAKKKSISELLSNLQENKDTVVEDAEYMIMNCPSGGPANDLRRNSATDPVSAGNPHLEWLRCPPPYRLEEDEDCYEEAEPFIPANQSTDKLDSESSHYESYGEEDDDVPVDRAHYIQCGSSQPCLRPVPESRLCEYLWRKKWLGQWTRQLFIIKQDSLLCFKCAKDLQPLLEMKLAGCQVVYKSKHSKKMQHELKVVGGSDTLILGFQSCSQAEEWRKTIEELSGSLYCEPESTCSSSILKSERLDSCRSSSVLHTDSDEEILSAPSSALSSTEISSYKDRAGYLNVLMNYQWQTLWCRVDAGVLNLFSDESSEVTPQYTVQLRGSEIRPDTHTHTHRITILQHGDQVAVLEASCPDDKEHWVQLLRDGSSADVVSPNQRNSHESLSGLKTRTLPNANTYMDDPFQQLCGSVRGSPIYCNTASLERMLHKSHPGGNGGSSDSAEYSNCDIFRSNSKKVYEVERGVQKLQLTGKRVQVRAGSEVNLVSLGKKPAKRSSFRQSLLPFCSDRAQGGFLTPLLRRTASAKLSLGRSPSTLFIEHGHVFHRRKEWETKASA from the exons TTCTGGCTCGGCTGGTTTCGGACCTGCAGGCGTTCCTCCTGGTTCTGGATGGCGAGAACCTCAGCTACATCGCTCAGGCCAAGAAGAAGTCCATCTCAGAGCTTCTGTCCAATCTGCAGGAGAACAAAGACACAGTGG tgGAGGACGCAGAGTACATGATCATGAACTGTCCCTCTGGAGGCCCAGCTAATGACCTGAGGAGAAACTCGGCTACTGATCCGGTTTCAGCTGGAAATCCTCATCTCGAGTGGCTTCGCTGCCCG CCTCCATACAGGTTGGAGGAAGATGAGGACTGTTACGAGGAGGCGGAGCCTTTTATTCCAGCCAATCAGTCTACAG ATAAACTGGACTCTGAGAGCAGTCATTACGAGTCGTACGGTGAGGAAGACGATGATGTCCCTGTGGACCGAGCTCACTATATCCAGTGTGGCTCGTCTCAGCCCTGCCTGCGTCCTGTCCCCGAGTCTCGGCTCTGTGAGTACCTGTGGAGGAAGAAGTGGCTCGGTCAGTGGACACGTCAGCTCTTCATCATTAAACAAGACTCCTTACTG TGTTTTAAGTGCGCTAAAGACCTCCAGCCTCTGCTGGAGATGAAGCTGGCGGGCTGTCAGGTGGTGTACAAGTCCAAACACAGTAAGAAGATGCAGCATGAGCTGAAGGTGGTGGGCGGATCCGACACGCTCATCCTGGGCTTCCAGAGCTGCAGCCAGGCCGAGGAATGGAGGAAG ACCATTGAAGAGCTCAGCGGCTCTTTATACTGCGAGCCAGAATCCACGTGTTCCTCGTCTATTCTGAAGAGTGAAAGACTGGATTCTTGCAgg tCAAGCTCAGTCCTCCACACTGATTCGGATGAGGAGATCCTCTCTGCTCCTTCTTCTGCTCTGAGCAGCACTGAGATCAGCAGCTATAAAGACAGAG CGGGGTATCTGAATGTGTTGATGAACTATCAGTGGCAGACTCTGTGGTGTCGAGTGGATGCCGGAGTCCTGAATCTGTTCAGTGATGAAAGCAGTGAAGTGACGCCACAGTACACAGTGCAGCTCAGAGGGAGCGAGATCCGCcccgatacacacacacacacacaccgcattaCTATACTCCAGCACGGAGACCAGGTGGCTGTCTtggag gccaGCTGTCCTGATGATAAAGAGCACTGGGTCCAGCTCCTGCGGGATGGGAGCTCTGCTGATGTTGTATCTCCAAATCAACGCAACAGTCATGAGTCACTgag CGGTCTGAAGACTCGGACTCTCCCCAACGCTAACACGTACATGGACGACCCctttcagcagctctgtggttcAGTCCGCGGATCCCCAATCTACTGCAACACCGCCTCACTGGAGCGCATG CTTCACAAATCCCACCCTGGTGGAAACGGAGGATCATCAGACTCTGCAGAATACAGCAACTGCGACATCTTCAGAAGCAACA gtaaGAAAGTGTATGAGGTGGAGCGCGGTGTGCAGAAACTGCAGCTCACAGGTAAACGGGTGCAGGTGAGAGCGGGGTCAGAGGTCAACCTCGTCAGCTTGGGGAAGAAACCGGCCAAACGTTCGTCCTTCAGACAGTCACTGCTGCCCTTCTGCTCGGACAGAGCGCAG ggAGGGTTTTTGACTCCACTCTTGAGGAGAACAGCTTCAGCAAAGCTTTCTCTGGGGCGATCTCCGTCCACTCTGTTCATTGAACACGGTCATGTCTTTCACAGGAGGAAG gaGTGGGAGACGAAGGCTTCGGCTTGA
- the si:dkey-220o5.5 gene encoding actin filament-associated protein 1-like 2 isoform X3, which yields MDKQKEFPGAGGRVSCFSLSCSGGSRCVSLQDFLARLVSDLQAFLLVLDGENLSYIAQAKKKSISELLSNLQENKDTVVVEDAEYMIMNCPSGGPANDLRRNSATDPVSAGNPHLEWLRCPPPYRLEEDEDCYEEAEPFIPANQSTDKLDSESSHYESYGEEDDDVPVDRAHYIQCGSSQPCLRPVPESRLCEYLWRKKWLGQWTRQLFIIKQDSLLCFKCAKDLQPLLEMKLAGCQVVYKSKHSKKMQHELKVVGGSDTLILGFQSCSQAEEWRKTIEELSGSLYCEPESTCSSSILKSERLDSCRSSSVLHTDSDEEILSAPSSALSSTEISSYKDRAGYLNVLMNYQWQTLWCRVDAGVLNLFSDESSEVTPQYTVQLRGSEIRPDTHTHTHRITILQHGDQVAVLEASCPDDKEHWVQLLRDGSSADVVSPNQRNSHESLSGLKTRTLPNANTYMDDPFQQLCGSVRGSPIYCNTASLERMLHKSHPGGNGGSSDSAEYSNCDIFRSNSKKVYEVERGVQKLQLTGKRVQVRAGSEVNLVSLGKKPAKRSSFRQSLLPFCSDRAQGGFLTPLLRRTASAKLSLGRSPSTLFIEHGHVFHRRKEWETKASA from the exons TTCTGGCTCGGCTGGTTTCGGACCTGCAGGCGTTCCTCCTGGTTCTGGATGGCGAGAACCTCAGCTACATCGCTCAGGCCAAGAAGAAGTCCATCTCAGAGCTTCTGTCCAATCTGCAGGAGAACAAAGACACAGTGG tagtgGAGGACGCAGAGTACATGATCATGAACTGTCCCTCTGGAGGCCCAGCTAATGACCTGAGGAGAAACTCGGCTACTGATCCGGTTTCAGCTGGAAATCCTCATCTCGAGTGGCTTCGCTGCCCG CCTCCATACAGGTTGGAGGAAGATGAGGACTGTTACGAGGAGGCGGAGCCTTTTATTCCAGCCAATCAGTCTACAG ATAAACTGGACTCTGAGAGCAGTCATTACGAGTCGTACGGTGAGGAAGACGATGATGTCCCTGTGGACCGAGCTCACTATATCCAGTGTGGCTCGTCTCAGCCCTGCCTGCGTCCTGTCCCCGAGTCTCGGCTCTGTGAGTACCTGTGGAGGAAGAAGTGGCTCGGTCAGTGGACACGTCAGCTCTTCATCATTAAACAAGACTCCTTACTG TGTTTTAAGTGCGCTAAAGACCTCCAGCCTCTGCTGGAGATGAAGCTGGCGGGCTGTCAGGTGGTGTACAAGTCCAAACACAGTAAGAAGATGCAGCATGAGCTGAAGGTGGTGGGCGGATCCGACACGCTCATCCTGGGCTTCCAGAGCTGCAGCCAGGCCGAGGAATGGAGGAAG ACCATTGAAGAGCTCAGCGGCTCTTTATACTGCGAGCCAGAATCCACGTGTTCCTCGTCTATTCTGAAGAGTGAAAGACTGGATTCTTGCAgg tCAAGCTCAGTCCTCCACACTGATTCGGATGAGGAGATCCTCTCTGCTCCTTCTTCTGCTCTGAGCAGCACTGAGATCAGCAGCTATAAAGACAGAG CGGGGTATCTGAATGTGTTGATGAACTATCAGTGGCAGACTCTGTGGTGTCGAGTGGATGCCGGAGTCCTGAATCTGTTCAGTGATGAAAGCAGTGAAGTGACGCCACAGTACACAGTGCAGCTCAGAGGGAGCGAGATCCGCcccgatacacacacacacacacaccgcattaCTATACTCCAGCACGGAGACCAGGTGGCTGTCTtggag gccaGCTGTCCTGATGATAAAGAGCACTGGGTCCAGCTCCTGCGGGATGGGAGCTCTGCTGATGTTGTATCTCCAAATCAACGCAACAGTCATGAGTCACTgag CGGTCTGAAGACTCGGACTCTCCCCAACGCTAACACGTACATGGACGACCCctttcagcagctctgtggttcAGTCCGCGGATCCCCAATCTACTGCAACACCGCCTCACTGGAGCGCATG CTTCACAAATCCCACCCTGGTGGAAACGGAGGATCATCAGACTCTGCAGAATACAGCAACTGCGACATCTTCAGAAGCAACA gtaaGAAAGTGTATGAGGTGGAGCGCGGTGTGCAGAAACTGCAGCTCACAGGTAAACGGGTGCAGGTGAGAGCGGGGTCAGAGGTCAACCTCGTCAGCTTGGGGAAGAAACCGGCCAAACGTTCGTCCTTCAGACAGTCACTGCTGCCCTTCTGCTCGGACAGAGCGCAG ggAGGGTTTTTGACTCCACTCTTGAGGAGAACAGCTTCAGCAAAGCTTTCTCTGGGGCGATCTCCGTCCACTCTGTTCATTGAACACGGTCATGTCTTTCACAGGAGGAAG gaGTGGGAGACGAAGGCTTCGGCTTGA
- the si:dkey-220o5.5 gene encoding actin filament-associated protein 1-like 2 isoform X5: protein MDKQKVLARLVSDLQAFLLVLDGENLSYIAQAKKKSISELLSNLQENKDTVVVEDAEYMIMNCPSGGPANDLRRNSATDPVSAGNPHLEWLRCPSLAPVVPSQPPYRLEEDEDCYEEAEPFIPANQSTDKLDSESSHYESYGEEDDDVPVDRAHYIQCGSSQPCLRPVPESRLCEYLWRKKWLGQWTRQLFIIKQDSLLCFKCAKDLQPLLEMKLAGCQVVYKSKHSKKMQHELKVVGGSDTLILGFQSCSQAEEWRKTIEELSGSLYCEPESTCSSSILKSERLDSCRSSSVLHTDSDEEILSAPSSALSSTEISSYKDRAGYLNVLMNYQWQTLWCRVDAGVLNLFSDESSEVTPQYTVQLRGSEIRPDTHTHTHRITILQHGDQVAVLEASCPDDKEHWVQLLRDGSSADVVSPNQRNSHESLSGLKTRTLPNANTYMDDPFQQLCGSVRGSPIYCNTASLERMLHKSHPGGNGGSSDSAEYSNCDIFRSNSKKVYEVERGVQKLQLTGKRVQVRAGSEVNLVSLGKKPAKRSSFRQSLLPFCSDRAQGGFLTPLLRRTASAKLSLGRSPSTLFIEHGHVFHRRKEWETKASA, encoded by the exons TTCTGGCTCGGCTGGTTTCGGACCTGCAGGCGTTCCTCCTGGTTCTGGATGGCGAGAACCTCAGCTACATCGCTCAGGCCAAGAAGAAGTCCATCTCAGAGCTTCTGTCCAATCTGCAGGAGAACAAAGACACAGTGG tagtgGAGGACGCAGAGTACATGATCATGAACTGTCCCTCTGGAGGCCCAGCTAATGACCTGAGGAGAAACTCGGCTACTGATCCGGTTTCAGCTGGAAATCCTCATCTCGAGTGGCTTCGCTGCCCG tCTCTGGCTCCTGTGGTTCCTTCACAGCCTCCATACAGGTTGGAGGAAGATGAGGACTGTTACGAGGAGGCGGAGCCTTTTATTCCAGCCAATCAGTCTACAG ATAAACTGGACTCTGAGAGCAGTCATTACGAGTCGTACGGTGAGGAAGACGATGATGTCCCTGTGGACCGAGCTCACTATATCCAGTGTGGCTCGTCTCAGCCCTGCCTGCGTCCTGTCCCCGAGTCTCGGCTCTGTGAGTACCTGTGGAGGAAGAAGTGGCTCGGTCAGTGGACACGTCAGCTCTTCATCATTAAACAAGACTCCTTACTG TGTTTTAAGTGCGCTAAAGACCTCCAGCCTCTGCTGGAGATGAAGCTGGCGGGCTGTCAGGTGGTGTACAAGTCCAAACACAGTAAGAAGATGCAGCATGAGCTGAAGGTGGTGGGCGGATCCGACACGCTCATCCTGGGCTTCCAGAGCTGCAGCCAGGCCGAGGAATGGAGGAAG ACCATTGAAGAGCTCAGCGGCTCTTTATACTGCGAGCCAGAATCCACGTGTTCCTCGTCTATTCTGAAGAGTGAAAGACTGGATTCTTGCAgg tCAAGCTCAGTCCTCCACACTGATTCGGATGAGGAGATCCTCTCTGCTCCTTCTTCTGCTCTGAGCAGCACTGAGATCAGCAGCTATAAAGACAGAG CGGGGTATCTGAATGTGTTGATGAACTATCAGTGGCAGACTCTGTGGTGTCGAGTGGATGCCGGAGTCCTGAATCTGTTCAGTGATGAAAGCAGTGAAGTGACGCCACAGTACACAGTGCAGCTCAGAGGGAGCGAGATCCGCcccgatacacacacacacacacaccgcattaCTATACTCCAGCACGGAGACCAGGTGGCTGTCTtggag gccaGCTGTCCTGATGATAAAGAGCACTGGGTCCAGCTCCTGCGGGATGGGAGCTCTGCTGATGTTGTATCTCCAAATCAACGCAACAGTCATGAGTCACTgag CGGTCTGAAGACTCGGACTCTCCCCAACGCTAACACGTACATGGACGACCCctttcagcagctctgtggttcAGTCCGCGGATCCCCAATCTACTGCAACACCGCCTCACTGGAGCGCATG CTTCACAAATCCCACCCTGGTGGAAACGGAGGATCATCAGACTCTGCAGAATACAGCAACTGCGACATCTTCAGAAGCAACA gtaaGAAAGTGTATGAGGTGGAGCGCGGTGTGCAGAAACTGCAGCTCACAGGTAAACGGGTGCAGGTGAGAGCGGGGTCAGAGGTCAACCTCGTCAGCTTGGGGAAGAAACCGGCCAAACGTTCGTCCTTCAGACAGTCACTGCTGCCCTTCTGCTCGGACAGAGCGCAG ggAGGGTTTTTGACTCCACTCTTGAGGAGAACAGCTTCAGCAAAGCTTTCTCTGGGGCGATCTCCGTCCACTCTGTTCATTGAACACGGTCATGTCTTTCACAGGAGGAAG gaGTGGGAGACGAAGGCTTCGGCTTGA
- the si:dkey-220o5.5 gene encoding actin filament-associated protein 1-like 2 isoform X2, giving the protein MDKQKEFPGAGGRVSCFSLSCSGGSRCVSLQDFLARLVSDLQAFLLVLDGENLSYIAQAKKKSISELLSNLQENKDTVVEDAEYMIMNCPSGGPANDLRRNSATDPVSAGNPHLEWLRCPSLAPVVPSQPPYRLEEDEDCYEEAEPFIPANQSTDKLDSESSHYESYGEEDDDVPVDRAHYIQCGSSQPCLRPVPESRLCEYLWRKKWLGQWTRQLFIIKQDSLLCFKCAKDLQPLLEMKLAGCQVVYKSKHSKKMQHELKVVGGSDTLILGFQSCSQAEEWRKTIEELSGSLYCEPESTCSSSILKSERLDSCRSSSVLHTDSDEEILSAPSSALSSTEISSYKDRAGYLNVLMNYQWQTLWCRVDAGVLNLFSDESSEVTPQYTVQLRGSEIRPDTHTHTHRITILQHGDQVAVLEASCPDDKEHWVQLLRDGSSADVVSPNQRNSHESLSGLKTRTLPNANTYMDDPFQQLCGSVRGSPIYCNTASLERMLHKSHPGGNGGSSDSAEYSNCDIFRSNSKKVYEVERGVQKLQLTGKRVQVRAGSEVNLVSLGKKPAKRSSFRQSLLPFCSDRAQGGFLTPLLRRTASAKLSLGRSPSTLFIEHGHVFHRRKEWETKASA; this is encoded by the exons TTCTGGCTCGGCTGGTTTCGGACCTGCAGGCGTTCCTCCTGGTTCTGGATGGCGAGAACCTCAGCTACATCGCTCAGGCCAAGAAGAAGTCCATCTCAGAGCTTCTGTCCAATCTGCAGGAGAACAAAGACACAGTGG tgGAGGACGCAGAGTACATGATCATGAACTGTCCCTCTGGAGGCCCAGCTAATGACCTGAGGAGAAACTCGGCTACTGATCCGGTTTCAGCTGGAAATCCTCATCTCGAGTGGCTTCGCTGCCCG tCTCTGGCTCCTGTGGTTCCTTCACAGCCTCCATACAGGTTGGAGGAAGATGAGGACTGTTACGAGGAGGCGGAGCCTTTTATTCCAGCCAATCAGTCTACAG ATAAACTGGACTCTGAGAGCAGTCATTACGAGTCGTACGGTGAGGAAGACGATGATGTCCCTGTGGACCGAGCTCACTATATCCAGTGTGGCTCGTCTCAGCCCTGCCTGCGTCCTGTCCCCGAGTCTCGGCTCTGTGAGTACCTGTGGAGGAAGAAGTGGCTCGGTCAGTGGACACGTCAGCTCTTCATCATTAAACAAGACTCCTTACTG TGTTTTAAGTGCGCTAAAGACCTCCAGCCTCTGCTGGAGATGAAGCTGGCGGGCTGTCAGGTGGTGTACAAGTCCAAACACAGTAAGAAGATGCAGCATGAGCTGAAGGTGGTGGGCGGATCCGACACGCTCATCCTGGGCTTCCAGAGCTGCAGCCAGGCCGAGGAATGGAGGAAG ACCATTGAAGAGCTCAGCGGCTCTTTATACTGCGAGCCAGAATCCACGTGTTCCTCGTCTATTCTGAAGAGTGAAAGACTGGATTCTTGCAgg tCAAGCTCAGTCCTCCACACTGATTCGGATGAGGAGATCCTCTCTGCTCCTTCTTCTGCTCTGAGCAGCACTGAGATCAGCAGCTATAAAGACAGAG CGGGGTATCTGAATGTGTTGATGAACTATCAGTGGCAGACTCTGTGGTGTCGAGTGGATGCCGGAGTCCTGAATCTGTTCAGTGATGAAAGCAGTGAAGTGACGCCACAGTACACAGTGCAGCTCAGAGGGAGCGAGATCCGCcccgatacacacacacacacacaccgcattaCTATACTCCAGCACGGAGACCAGGTGGCTGTCTtggag gccaGCTGTCCTGATGATAAAGAGCACTGGGTCCAGCTCCTGCGGGATGGGAGCTCTGCTGATGTTGTATCTCCAAATCAACGCAACAGTCATGAGTCACTgag CGGTCTGAAGACTCGGACTCTCCCCAACGCTAACACGTACATGGACGACCCctttcagcagctctgtggttcAGTCCGCGGATCCCCAATCTACTGCAACACCGCCTCACTGGAGCGCATG CTTCACAAATCCCACCCTGGTGGAAACGGAGGATCATCAGACTCTGCAGAATACAGCAACTGCGACATCTTCAGAAGCAACA gtaaGAAAGTGTATGAGGTGGAGCGCGGTGTGCAGAAACTGCAGCTCACAGGTAAACGGGTGCAGGTGAGAGCGGGGTCAGAGGTCAACCTCGTCAGCTTGGGGAAGAAACCGGCCAAACGTTCGTCCTTCAGACAGTCACTGCTGCCCTTCTGCTCGGACAGAGCGCAG ggAGGGTTTTTGACTCCACTCTTGAGGAGAACAGCTTCAGCAAAGCTTTCTCTGGGGCGATCTCCGTCCACTCTGTTCATTGAACACGGTCATGTCTTTCACAGGAGGAAG gaGTGGGAGACGAAGGCTTCGGCTTGA
- the si:dkey-220o5.5 gene encoding actin filament-associated protein 1-like 2 isoform X1, with translation MDKQKEFPGAGGRVSCFSLSCSGGSRCVSLQDFLARLVSDLQAFLLVLDGENLSYIAQAKKKSISELLSNLQENKDTVVVEDAEYMIMNCPSGGPANDLRRNSATDPVSAGNPHLEWLRCPSLAPVVPSQPPYRLEEDEDCYEEAEPFIPANQSTDKLDSESSHYESYGEEDDDVPVDRAHYIQCGSSQPCLRPVPESRLCEYLWRKKWLGQWTRQLFIIKQDSLLCFKCAKDLQPLLEMKLAGCQVVYKSKHSKKMQHELKVVGGSDTLILGFQSCSQAEEWRKTIEELSGSLYCEPESTCSSSILKSERLDSCRSSSVLHTDSDEEILSAPSSALSSTEISSYKDRAGYLNVLMNYQWQTLWCRVDAGVLNLFSDESSEVTPQYTVQLRGSEIRPDTHTHTHRITILQHGDQVAVLEASCPDDKEHWVQLLRDGSSADVVSPNQRNSHESLSGLKTRTLPNANTYMDDPFQQLCGSVRGSPIYCNTASLERMLHKSHPGGNGGSSDSAEYSNCDIFRSNSKKVYEVERGVQKLQLTGKRVQVRAGSEVNLVSLGKKPAKRSSFRQSLLPFCSDRAQGGFLTPLLRRTASAKLSLGRSPSTLFIEHGHVFHRRKEWETKASA, from the exons TTCTGGCTCGGCTGGTTTCGGACCTGCAGGCGTTCCTCCTGGTTCTGGATGGCGAGAACCTCAGCTACATCGCTCAGGCCAAGAAGAAGTCCATCTCAGAGCTTCTGTCCAATCTGCAGGAGAACAAAGACACAGTGG tagtgGAGGACGCAGAGTACATGATCATGAACTGTCCCTCTGGAGGCCCAGCTAATGACCTGAGGAGAAACTCGGCTACTGATCCGGTTTCAGCTGGAAATCCTCATCTCGAGTGGCTTCGCTGCCCG tCTCTGGCTCCTGTGGTTCCTTCACAGCCTCCATACAGGTTGGAGGAAGATGAGGACTGTTACGAGGAGGCGGAGCCTTTTATTCCAGCCAATCAGTCTACAG ATAAACTGGACTCTGAGAGCAGTCATTACGAGTCGTACGGTGAGGAAGACGATGATGTCCCTGTGGACCGAGCTCACTATATCCAGTGTGGCTCGTCTCAGCCCTGCCTGCGTCCTGTCCCCGAGTCTCGGCTCTGTGAGTACCTGTGGAGGAAGAAGTGGCTCGGTCAGTGGACACGTCAGCTCTTCATCATTAAACAAGACTCCTTACTG TGTTTTAAGTGCGCTAAAGACCTCCAGCCTCTGCTGGAGATGAAGCTGGCGGGCTGTCAGGTGGTGTACAAGTCCAAACACAGTAAGAAGATGCAGCATGAGCTGAAGGTGGTGGGCGGATCCGACACGCTCATCCTGGGCTTCCAGAGCTGCAGCCAGGCCGAGGAATGGAGGAAG ACCATTGAAGAGCTCAGCGGCTCTTTATACTGCGAGCCAGAATCCACGTGTTCCTCGTCTATTCTGAAGAGTGAAAGACTGGATTCTTGCAgg tCAAGCTCAGTCCTCCACACTGATTCGGATGAGGAGATCCTCTCTGCTCCTTCTTCTGCTCTGAGCAGCACTGAGATCAGCAGCTATAAAGACAGAG CGGGGTATCTGAATGTGTTGATGAACTATCAGTGGCAGACTCTGTGGTGTCGAGTGGATGCCGGAGTCCTGAATCTGTTCAGTGATGAAAGCAGTGAAGTGACGCCACAGTACACAGTGCAGCTCAGAGGGAGCGAGATCCGCcccgatacacacacacacacacaccgcattaCTATACTCCAGCACGGAGACCAGGTGGCTGTCTtggag gccaGCTGTCCTGATGATAAAGAGCACTGGGTCCAGCTCCTGCGGGATGGGAGCTCTGCTGATGTTGTATCTCCAAATCAACGCAACAGTCATGAGTCACTgag CGGTCTGAAGACTCGGACTCTCCCCAACGCTAACACGTACATGGACGACCCctttcagcagctctgtggttcAGTCCGCGGATCCCCAATCTACTGCAACACCGCCTCACTGGAGCGCATG CTTCACAAATCCCACCCTGGTGGAAACGGAGGATCATCAGACTCTGCAGAATACAGCAACTGCGACATCTTCAGAAGCAACA gtaaGAAAGTGTATGAGGTGGAGCGCGGTGTGCAGAAACTGCAGCTCACAGGTAAACGGGTGCAGGTGAGAGCGGGGTCAGAGGTCAACCTCGTCAGCTTGGGGAAGAAACCGGCCAAACGTTCGTCCTTCAGACAGTCACTGCTGCCCTTCTGCTCGGACAGAGCGCAG ggAGGGTTTTTGACTCCACTCTTGAGGAGAACAGCTTCAGCAAAGCTTTCTCTGGGGCGATCTCCGTCCACTCTGTTCATTGAACACGGTCATGTCTTTCACAGGAGGAAG gaGTGGGAGACGAAGGCTTCGGCTTGA